A single Nostoc sp. PCC 7107 DNA region contains:
- a CDS encoding LCP family protein: MTSQRTSAEENHSKTPNLKGRKSIKPKSGRWLWFWVGMSGIAMVSAMAGALLAVSLTSTPLQQADLSPQEEAVFDSDAIAGGGLRFSELTRPVNLLVMGMSVLPPDVQNPPADTKNLRYLPQVNSFDGLSDVMLLVKFDPETKKIVMLSIPRDTRTEIEGYGTRKINAANVEGGPALTAKTVSNLLGGVGIDRYIRINVLGVAKLIDALGGVTVYVPKDMKYQDDSQHLYINLKAGKQHLNGEQTLQLLRFRHDELGDIGRIQRQQMVIRALTDQSLNPSTLTQLPKILNVVKEHIDTNLTVEELVALLGFGVRTNRANMQMSMLPGRFSEKGEYDASYWLPSKNGIAKLMAKQFGLQSNAENTETQQLNDPGSVRIAIQDSTGSDRATLRPLIRALERAGYRNIYVSKPWSEPLEVTHIVAQQGDGNSAESIQDVLGIGEVRVESTGSLDSDISIQVGKDWLQHQMPLNDSSQSSY; encoded by the coding sequence GTGACCAGTCAAAGAACTTCGGCGGAAGAAAACCACTCAAAAACCCCCAACTTAAAGGGTAGAAAGTCAATAAAGCCTAAATCGGGACGTTGGTTGTGGTTCTGGGTGGGCATGAGTGGTATTGCAATGGTGTCAGCAATGGCAGGGGCTTTGTTGGCAGTTTCTTTGACCAGTACGCCATTGCAGCAAGCCGATCTCAGTCCTCAAGAAGAAGCTGTCTTTGATAGCGATGCGATCGCTGGTGGTGGATTGCGTTTTTCGGAATTAACTCGCCCTGTGAATCTTTTGGTGATGGGGATGAGCGTATTACCACCAGATGTCCAAAATCCTCCCGCTGACACGAAAAATCTCCGCTACTTGCCGCAAGTCAATTCTTTTGATGGTCTTTCTGATGTGATGTTGTTGGTCAAATTTGACCCAGAGACCAAAAAAATAGTCATGCTTTCGATTCCTAGAGATACCCGCACAGAAATTGAAGGGTATGGAACACGAAAAATTAATGCTGCTAATGTCGAAGGTGGCCCAGCTTTAACGGCTAAAACTGTCAGCAATCTTTTGGGCGGCGTTGGTATTGACCGTTATATTCGGATTAACGTTCTGGGAGTTGCTAAACTCATTGATGCTTTGGGCGGAGTTACAGTCTATGTCCCCAAAGATATGAAATACCAAGATGATTCTCAACATCTATATATTAATTTAAAAGCAGGCAAACAGCATCTCAACGGGGAGCAAACGCTACAATTACTCCGTTTTCGTCATGATGAATTAGGCGATATCGGCCGAATTCAACGCCAGCAAATGGTAATCCGTGCTTTGACTGACCAAAGTCTTAACCCTTCTACCTTGACTCAATTACCCAAAATTCTGAATGTTGTCAAAGAACACATTGATACTAATTTGACAGTTGAAGAATTAGTGGCTTTATTAGGTTTTGGTGTGCGGACTAATCGCGCCAATATGCAGATGTCCATGCTGCCTGGGCGTTTTAGCGAGAAAGGCGAATATGATGCCAGTTATTGGTTGCCTAGCAAAAATGGGATTGCCAAACTCATGGCTAAACAATTTGGCTTACAATCAAACGCTGAAAATACCGAAACTCAGCAATTGAATGATCCTGGTTCTGTGCGGATAGCAATTCAAGATAGTACAGGTAGCGATCGCGCTACCCTGCGACCTTTAATTCGCGCTTTAGAAAGGGCTGGATATCGTAATATTTACGTGTCTAAGCCTTGGAGTGAACCCTTAGAAGTAACTCACATTGTGGCTCAACAGGGAGACGGTAATAGTGCTGAATCAATTCAAGATGTTTTGGGAATAGGCGAAGTACGCGTTGAAAGCACTGGTAGTCTGGATTCCGATATCAGCATCCAAGTGGGCAAAGATTGGTTGCAACACCAAATGCCTTTGAATGATTCTAGTCAGTCTTCTTATTAG
- a CDS encoding four-helix bundle copper-binding protein, whose translation MMMMMTESMTSEMQTCMNACMECHKMCMETMTYCMSKGSMYMDMSMMSMMRDCSEMCMMCMTMMMGGSEFIERTCMLCADMCDRCAIACEKMRDDSKMMECAAACRKCAEACRSMQMMPA comes from the coding sequence ATGATGATGATGATGACTGAATCCATGACTTCCGAAATGCAAACCTGCATGAACGCTTGTATGGAATGCCATAAAATGTGTATGGAAACTATGACTTACTGCATGAGCAAAGGCAGTATGTACATGGACATGAGCATGATGAGCATGATGCGCGATTGCTCAGAGATGTGTATGATGTGTATGACTATGATGATGGGTGGTTCGGAATTCATAGAACGCACTTGTATGCTGTGTGCTGATATGTGCGATCGCTGTGCAATAGCTTGTGAAAAAATGCGCGACGATTCCAAGATGATGGAATGTGCCGCAGCTTGTCGCAAGTGTGCTGAAGCCTGCCGTTCTATGCAAATGATGCCTGCTTAA
- a CDS encoding adenylate/guanylate cyclase domain-containing protein, with amino-acid sequence MTVHQRGVGETADLIIGVHNQENQLQPNSAPVGALARRKGTISTFLAPLTQDTFKQVVTEVEHKLQIVHQTLSMLDSHGFETILQEMLQSITLKTGELLGADRTTIFLLDEEKQELWSIVAAGEGDRSLEIRIPADKGIAGEVATLKQVVNIPFDFYNDPRSIFAQAQEKVTGYRTYTMLALPLLNEQGQLVAVVQLLNKLKSIHDVNAPLGERIDTKGFTHSDEQLFQEFAPSIRLILESSRSFYMATQKQRAAAALMKAIKSLSQSSLDLEDTLKRVMDEAKELMNADRSTLWLIDRDRHELWTKITQDDSSTRELRVPIGKGFAGMVAVSGKTLNIPFDLYDHQDSETAKHIDQQNGYRTCSLLCMPVFNADQELIGVTQLVNKKKSGDFPPYNPSTWPKAPECFQASFDRNDEDFMEAFNIQAGVALQNAQLFATVKQQEQMQRDILRSLSNGVISTDKSGCIIAANESAKRLLGLESEDRLEGKLINEAIAIKEGDFSKWCQDALQGDDIKRRQQYYPDRTLVNTDTEQHSINLSINSIADASDQQQVRGALVVMEDISDEKRLKSTMYRYMTQELAEELLKLDDAKLGGDRKEVSILFSDIRGYTTLTENLEAEEVVSMLNEYFESMVEAVFNHKGTLDKYIGDAIMAVFGSPLPLEDHAWMAVQTSVEMRHRLHDFNQRRYAANKPRINIGIGINSDTVISGNIGSSKRMEFTAIGDGVNLGSRLESVSKQYGCDIILSDNTFKPCQEYIWARELDYIRVKGRNEPVSIYELVGLRTDPIPSEKLQVIEHYHKGRKYYLKREFTYARAEFAKVLAYDNQDKAAMLHLLRCQHWLQSPPTEFDWDDGVWTFNEK; translated from the coding sequence ATGACAGTGCATCAACGTGGTGTTGGGGAGACCGCTGATTTAATTATTGGTGTTCACAACCAAGAAAATCAATTACAACCCAATTCTGCTCCTGTGGGTGCTCTTGCCAGAAGAAAAGGAACTATTTCTACTTTTCTTGCTCCCCTGACTCAGGATACTTTTAAACAAGTTGTGACTGAAGTCGAGCATAAGTTACAGATTGTCCATCAAACCCTGTCAATGTTGGATTCTCACGGGTTTGAAACAATCTTGCAAGAAATGTTGCAGTCAATTACCTTAAAAACAGGGGAATTATTAGGAGCAGACCGGACAACTATATTTTTGTTAGATGAAGAAAAACAAGAACTGTGGTCGATTGTGGCTGCGGGAGAAGGCGATCGCTCCTTAGAAATTCGCATCCCCGCCGATAAAGGGATTGCGGGTGAAGTCGCTACCTTAAAACAAGTAGTGAATATTCCCTTTGACTTTTATAACGACCCCCGTTCGATATTTGCCCAAGCACAAGAAAAAGTTACAGGCTACCGTACATATACAATGCTGGCTTTGCCACTGTTAAATGAACAAGGGCAGTTAGTGGCAGTAGTACAGTTACTCAATAAATTAAAGTCAATACATGATGTCAATGCGCCACTAGGCGAGCGAATTGATACCAAAGGTTTTACACACAGCGACGAACAGTTATTTCAGGAATTTGCCCCTTCGATTCGCTTGATTTTAGAATCATCGCGCTCTTTTTATATGGCGACGCAAAAACAAAGAGCAGCGGCGGCGTTGATGAAGGCGATTAAGTCTTTGAGTCAAAGCAGTCTGGACTTAGAAGATACCCTGAAGCGGGTAATGGATGAAGCCAAAGAACTGATGAACGCTGATCGCAGTACCCTATGGTTAATAGATCGCGATCGCCATGAATTATGGACAAAAATTACTCAAGATGACAGTTCAACTAGGGAGCTACGCGTACCTATCGGTAAAGGTTTTGCGGGTATGGTTGCGGTATCTGGTAAAACACTGAATATTCCCTTTGACTTGTATGATCATCAAGACTCAGAAACAGCCAAACACATTGACCAGCAAAATGGTTATCGTACCTGTAGTTTATTGTGTATGCCAGTGTTTAACGCCGATCAAGAATTGATTGGTGTTACACAATTGGTAAATAAAAAGAAATCTGGGGATTTTCCGCCTTATAACCCATCTACTTGGCCGAAAGCGCCTGAATGCTTCCAAGCTAGTTTTGACCGCAACGACGAAGATTTCATGGAAGCTTTTAACATTCAAGCGGGTGTGGCGCTGCAAAATGCTCAATTGTTTGCCACAGTTAAGCAACAAGAACAAATGCAACGGGATATTTTGCGGAGTCTTTCTAATGGTGTAATTTCTACAGACAAATCAGGTTGTATTATTGCTGCTAATGAAAGTGCGAAACGCTTGCTAGGCTTAGAATCAGAAGACCGTTTAGAAGGTAAATTAATTAATGAAGCGATCGCCATTAAAGAAGGCGACTTTAGCAAATGGTGTCAAGATGCTTTACAGGGAGATGATATCAAACGCCGCCAACAATATTATCCTGACCGCACACTCGTAAATACAGATACTGAACAGCACAGTATTAATCTATCAATTAATTCCATTGCTGATGCCAGCGACCAACAGCAAGTACGCGGCGCGTTGGTGGTGATGGAAGACATTAGTGATGAGAAACGCCTCAAAAGTACCATGTACCGCTACATGACTCAGGAATTAGCGGAAGAATTACTCAAATTAGATGATGCCAAACTAGGCGGCGATCGCAAAGAAGTTTCCATTTTATTCTCTGATATTCGCGGCTATACCACTTTGACAGAAAACCTGGAAGCAGAAGAAGTGGTGAGTATGCTTAATGAATATTTTGAGTCAATGGTAGAAGCCGTTTTTAATCACAAAGGTACTCTCGATAAATACATCGGTGATGCCATTATGGCTGTGTTTGGTTCTCCTCTACCTTTAGAAGATCACGCTTGGATGGCTGTACAAACATCCGTAGAAATGCGCCATCGCTTGCACGACTTTAACCAACGTCGCTACGCAGCTAATAAACCCAGAATTAATATTGGCATTGGGATCAATTCCGATACAGTAATTAGTGGCAACATTGGCTCAAGTAAGCGGATGGAATTTACCGCCATTGGTGATGGTGTTAACCTCGGTTCCCGCTTAGAAAGTGTCAGCAAACAATACGGTTGTGACATTATTCTGAGTGATAACACTTTTAAACCCTGCCAAGAATATATTTGGGCGAGAGAGTTAGATTACATTCGCGTTAAAGGTAGAAACGAGCCAGTATCTATATATGAATTAGTGGGTTTACGTACTGACCCCATTCCTAGCGAAAAATTGCAAGTTATTGAACACTATCACAAAGGGCGTAAATATTACCTCAAGCGTGAGTTTACTTATGCTAGGGCTGAATTTGCCAAGGTTTTAGCTTATGACAACCAAGATAAAGCCGCGATGTTACATCTTTTGCGTTGTCAGCATTGGCTACAATCACCACCAACTGAGTTCGATTGGGATGACGGTGTTTGGACATTTAATGAGAAGTAA
- a CDS encoding DUF2808 domain-containing protein, translating into MRSRVLLGAAIASITLINGYLLSPSSAIQLQDGTVYFAQPPRLVNTITTYNEVYAWGATYYFTISLPENAGEPLQSLAINQHEGVDNIRFDLNDSVAFEGKPSGKGQKVKLQNVVGDGKTRTVTLRFDPPVSPGKTITIGLKPWQNPRITGVYLFGVTAFPPGEKSHGQFLGYGRLHFYNHSDSWFRPRGFYGIWP; encoded by the coding sequence ATGCGTTCTAGAGTGTTGTTAGGCGCTGCGATCGCCAGCATAACCTTAATCAATGGATACCTTCTATCGCCAAGTTCTGCCATTCAATTACAAGATGGCACAGTGTATTTTGCACAACCACCGCGTCTAGTGAATACAATCACTACCTACAATGAGGTATACGCATGGGGTGCGACATATTATTTTACAATCAGCTTGCCAGAAAATGCTGGAGAACCGCTACAAAGTCTAGCGATTAATCAGCATGAGGGAGTAGATAATATTCGCTTTGATTTGAACGATAGTGTGGCTTTTGAAGGTAAGCCTTCCGGTAAAGGACAGAAGGTAAAATTACAAAATGTAGTAGGCGATGGCAAAACACGGACTGTCACCCTAAGATTTGATCCGCCAGTGTCTCCAGGTAAAACCATCACAATTGGTCTAAAACCCTGGCAAAATCCGCGAATTACTGGTGTTTATCTCTTTGGAGTCACAGCTTTTCCCCCTGGAGAAAAATCTCACGGTCAATTTTTAGGTTATGGCAGATTACATTTTTACAACCACAGTGATTCATGGTTTCGCCCCAGGGGATTTTATGGTATTTGGCCGTAG